In Thunnus maccoyii chromosome 11, fThuMac1.1, whole genome shotgun sequence, one genomic interval encodes:
- the ankrd50l gene encoding ankyrin repeat domain-containing protein 50: MSDAQESMSSSGLGSSSSLLQGRRFYCREWVLDKLRRCLDARSMPGQMPGLLVTGGPGAGKTALCTEVVWPTSKAGLAVGLASRCLASHFCQREDQRSTVLWRFVLGLVEQLRASPLLPPEYKEILNSPSVSSALEPLACQRNPDDTFKRSVLEPLLDLPPPAQSLMLVVDSLDVGYGMGEGDGKSGSIAELLAANQHLLPGWLLLVCSVRRHNKAICKMFSGFRKLCLDDLRKPPPVRDVQQYILCRLDEEAALRRQLTPDTADMLNLLHIKSGGCFLFLERVLDGVAAALVGLREIRDIPGTLNGLYLWLCQRLFPRGLFIYIKPLLNVLLAAPRPLTPQQLFTAAWTHDTSLSIQDFQNKLRTLSPLLIDGPGGSKLLFHASFAEWLTDVKYCTQKYLCSRTEGHSMLAMALTLQGPHLDIEDTCQLATHLVCSGHHKDNPSLLALWMLWAGVPAVTPSCSSALSTSLTQPPVVVSQEVLQLLMRSGLISTACFTNAHPSVGVLCIGEDGTNGQQVFEREGSIKKLLDSGVSVNQFGSTDGQNLLASAALEGSANVAKLLLTHGSDPLISDHQGQTPLTLASRQGHVEVLSVLLEWAKNQQPETAVRMMEHVDNEGWTALRSAAWGGHSEAVRLLLDARADVDGCDGEGRTALRAAAWGGHEETVLTLLDYGAQVDKADSKGRTPLIAAAYMGHHEAVEILLDHNAEVNLADGDGRTALSVAALCVPTAAGVKGYGEVAGRLLERGADPGHRDHDGMTPLLLAAYEGHDDIVELLLEAGADVDETAGPDGNAPAAAAVTPLLAAAAMGHMKTVSRLLFWGAAVDAIDCEGRTALCLAAARGSTEVVRALLDRGLDENHKDDLGWTPLHAAACEGHRAVCAALTERGSMARVGEMDIEGRTPLILAAQEGHWSTVRLLLDRRSPIDHRAYDGHSALSAALLESHAEVAELLMRRGADTDVRDAEGRPLLYLLVLENRLEMAMLLIEKGGVPLESRDSEGRTAIHVASWQGCVEMVDLLLKHGANPNAQDTEGRPPMHSVAWTGHAEVGCCLLGASGVNIDLACHQGATALSIAAQEGHANIVAMLLERGANPNHMDKYGRSPVKVAGKHRHFNIVRLLENYGAKPYLGLLPHSSTVSPAKPNKIPSSGISESNGGEAAAATSSSSVSSPGSTAERFHSMQSSQTSSTCHSLATVQTVPADSLSFIQQIQQHSLPRSRSRPSTLPPGSSGMGSLHGSSQRHPKGSPPPTVCTVTAIVHNCELPQKGLSSGLEYHDKMNKQNLITADRTTYTGGKWHSVMASLGIMPGQDSPAVGAKNRENPPLGYPYRLQSPLQGEAWDSLPQKNILSPSCYSFTPAPPCSALPEDVMVTMTTTDPQLNLKQAIKLQFEGPTSSALYKRETPL; this comes from the exons ATGTCAGACGCCCAGGAATCAATGAGCAGCAGCGGACTTGGCAGCAGCTCCAGCTTGCTTCAGGGCCGGCGTTTCTACTGTCGGGAATGGGTCCTGGACAAGCTGCGGCGTTGCCTGGACGCCCGCTCCATGCCGGGCCAGATGCCTGGGCTGCTGGTGACGGGGGGCCCCGGTGCTGGGAAGACTGCCCTGTGCACCGAGGTGGTGTGGCCCACCTCAAAGGCAGGGCTGGCAGTTGGGCTGGCATCTCGCTGCCTGGCATCCCACTTCTGCCAGAGGGAGGATCAAAGGAGTACAGTCCTGTGGAGGTTTGTCCTGGGCCTGGTTGAGCAGCTGAGGGcctcacctctcctccctcctgagTACAAAGAGATCCTGAACAGCCCATCTGTATCCTCTGCTCTGGAGCCTCTTGCCTGTCAAAGAAACCCTGATGACACCTTCAAGAg ATCAGTTTTGGAACCCCTGTTGgaccttcctcctcctgcccAATCGCTGATGCTTGTGGTGGACTCCCTGGATGTAGGATATGGGATGGGAGAGGGAGATGGAAAGAGCGGCTCTATCGCAGAGCTCCTGGCTGCCAATCAACACCTGCTGCCTGGCTGGCTGCTGCTGGTCTGCTCTGTCCGCCGCCACAACAAGGctatctgcaaaatgttttcag GTTTTCGTAAGCTCTGTCTGGATGATCTGCGGAAGCCCCCACCGGTCCGCGATGTGCAGCAGTATATCCTCTGCCGGCTGGATGAAGAAGCAGCACTTCGCCGCCAGCTCACCCCTGACACTGCTGACATGCTGAATCTGCTGCACATCAAGAGTGGCGGCTGCTTTCTCTTCCTTGAGCGTGTGCTGGACGGCGTGGCAGCTGCCCTAGTGGGTCTGCGGGAGATCCGGGACATCCCCGGGACTCTCAATGGCCTCTACCTTTGGCTGTGCCAGAGACTCTTTCCCCGGGGGCTCTTCATCTACATAAAGCCACTCCTTAATGTGCTCTTAGCTGCCCCGAGGCCCCTCACACCCCAGCAGCTGTTCACAGCAGCCTGGACACATGACACCTCTCTCAGCATCCAGGACTTCCAGAACAAGCTCCGGACACTCTCTCCACTCTTAATTGATGGCCCTGGGGGCAGCAAACTACTTTTTCATGCCAGCTTTGCTGAGTGGCTGACAGATGTCAAATATTGTACACAGAAGTACCTGTGTAGCAGAACAGAGGGTCACAGCATGCTCGCCATGGCTCTGACTCTGCAGGGACCCCACTTGGACATTGAGGACACTTGCCAGCTAGCCACACATTTAGTTTGCTCAGGTCACCATAAAGATAATCCTTCATTATTGGCACTGTGGATGCTGTGGGCAGGTGTGCCTGCTGTTACTCCTAGCTGCAGCAGTGCCCTCAGTACATCCTTAACTCAGCCTCCTGTTGTGGTCAGTCAGGAAGTCCTCCAGCTGTTAATGAGGAGCGGGCTCATCTCTACAGCCTGTTTTACAAATGCACACCCAAGTGTTGGAGTGCTTTGTATAGGTGAAGATGGAACTAATGGACAACAGGTATTTGAAAGGGAGGGCTCTATAAAGAAGCTGCTGGACAGTGGGGTGTCTGTAAACCAGTTTGGTTCTACAGATGGACAGAACTTGCTGGCCAGTGCAGCCCTCGAGGGTTCTGCAAATGTAGCCAAACTTCTCCTGACACACGGATCTGATCCACTGATCAGTGATCATCAGGGTCAAACGCCACTGACCTTGGCCTCCAGGCAGGGCCATGTTGAAGTTTTGTCTGTGCTTCTGGAATGGGCCAAGAACCAGCAGCCAGAAACTGCAGTGCGGATGATGGAGCATGTCGACAATGAAGGCTGGACAGCACTGCGCTCTGCAGCTTGGGGAGGACACAGCGAGGCAGTTAGGCTTCTGCTGGATGCACGAGCAGATGTGGATGGATGTGACGGTGAGGGCCGGACTGCTCTCAGAGCTGCAGCCTGGGGGGGTCATGAGGAAACAGTCCTGACCCTGCTGGACTATGGTGCACAGGTTGACAAAGCTGACAGCAAAGGCCGGACACCGCTTATTGCTGCTGCTTATATGGGACATCATGAAGCTGTGGAGATATTGCTGGACCACAATGCAGAAGTTAACTTAGCTGATGGAGATGGGCGCACTGCCCTGTCAGTTGCTGCCCTCTGTGTCCCTACAGCAGCAGGGGTCAAAGGTTATGGGGAGGTAGCAGGTCGGTTACTGGAGCGTGGAGCAGATCCAGGACACAGAGATCATGATGGAATGACACCACTGCTTCTTGCAGCCTATGAGGGCCATGACGACATAGTTGAGCTTCTGTTAGAAGCTGGTGCTGATGTAGATGAGACTGCTGGCCCTGATGGCAATGccccagctgcagctgctgttactcccctgctggctgctgcagcAATGGGCCACATGAAGACAGTGTCACGGCTGCTTTTCTGGGGAGCAGCTGTGGACGCCATTGATTGTGAAGGCAGGACGGCACTCTGCCTGGCAGCAGCAAGGGGCAGCACTGAGGTTGTCCGCGCCCTCCTGGACCGAGGCCTGGACGAGAACCACAAGGATGACCTCGGCTGGACTCCACTGCATGCTGCTGCCTGTGAAGGTCATCGAGCTGTGTGTGCTGCTTTGACAGAGCGAGGCAGCATGGCACGTGTCGGAGAGATGGACATTGAAGGACGTACTCCTCTTATATTGGCTGCCCAAGAAGGTCACTGGAGCACTGTCAGGCTGTTGTTGGACAGACGTTCTCCTATTGACCATAGGGCGTACGATGGACATTCTGCTTTGAGTGCTGCTCTGCTGGAGAGCCATGCTGAGGTGGCAGAGCTGCTCATGAGGCGAGGGGCTGACACTGATGTCCGGGACGCTGAGGGACGGCCTTTACTCTACCTCCTGGTGTTGGAGAATCGTCTTGAAATGGCTATGCTCCTCATTGAGAAAGGGGGGGTGCCCCTGGAGTCCCGAGATTCTGAGGGCCGTACAGCGATTCATGTGGCCTCCTGGCAGGGATGTGTGGAGATGGTAGACCTACTTTTGAAGCATGGGGCGAACCCCAATGCACAGGATACAGAGGGGAGACCACCAATGCATTCAGTGGCTTGGACAGGGCATGCTGAAGTGGGATGTTGTCTCCTAGGAGCCAGTGGAGTCAATATAGACCTTGCTTGCCACCAGGGAGCAACAGCTCTGAGCATCGCTGCCCAGGAGGGACATGCTAACATTGTTGCAATGCTTCTGGAAAGAGGTGCAAATCCCAACCACATGGATAAATATGGCCGTAGTCCAGTCAAAGTGGCCGGGAAACACAGGCACTTCAATATTGTCAGGCTTTTGGAGAACTATGGAGCCAAGCCATACCTAGGCCTGCTGCCTCACTCCAGTACTGTCTCCCCTGCAAAACCCAACAAGATCCCTTCCTCAGGCATCTCAGAGAGTAATGGAGGTGAAGCCGCAGCTgctacctcctcctcttcagtaTCTTCTCCAGGCTCCACTGCAGAACGATTTCACTCCATGCAGAGCTCCCAGACCTCATCTACCTGCCACTCGCTAGCCACGGTGCAGACAGTTCCAGCTGACAGCCTCAGCTTTATCCAGCAGATCCAACAGCACTCACTGCCCCGCAGTCGTAGCCGTCCGTCTACCCTCCCTCCAGGGAGCTCAGGCATGGGCAGCCTCCATGGAAGCAGCCAGAGGCATCCCAAAGGCAGCCCTCCCCCTACTGTTTGCACAGTGACTGCCATAGTGCACAACTGTGAACTGCCTCAGAAAGGCTTGTCATCTGGACTTGAATATcatgacaaaatgaacaaacaaaacttaataACAGCAGACAGGACTACTTACACAGGTGGTAAATGGCACTCAGTCATGGCTTCCCTGGGGATAATGCCAGGGCAAGACAGCCCTGCAGTAGGTGCTAAAAACAGAGAGAATCCCCCTCTTGGCTACCCATACAGGTTACAGAGCCCACTTCAAGGGGAAGCTTGGGATTCTTTACCCCAGAAGAACATTTTGTCACCTTCTTGCTACAGTTTTACGCCAGCCCCACCTTGTAGTGCCTTGCCAGAGGATGTTATGGTCACTATGACAACCACAGACCCCCAGCTTAATCTTAAACAGGCCATCAAACTGCAGTTTGAAGGTCCCACCAGTTCAGCCTTATACAAAAGAGAGACACCCTTGTGA